A single window of Ignavibacteriota bacterium DNA harbors:
- a CDS encoding TonB-dependent receptor — translation MTSQSIQVQDVVVTAKTPLIQKDVTSSISVVTREEIESLPVQTFTELLSLQAGVVGSGSNLHVRGGRSNEVAYMIDGTLVTDPLLGGLATQINNDAIQEMSLLSGTFNAEYGNALSGIVNIVTRDGSDKYSGKIEARTSEFGIERYKDLHENRINASLSGPIFSPQFNFFITGEIDKRGSYLPFGFRNDKSFFAKISTTVIPNIKISLTNRGSLGKNQNYNHSYKYIPEQYLVTNTDSWQSTLSFTHTIANNFFYDVKFSYFNQGYNSGVGKDTSEYIGTSDFQYFDEYGDGFEFYKLANPLELVSSRTATFDLKSDAVWQIGSMNEVKFGLSYKRHWAKLFEIYDPKRNFPYIDDYFENPFEGAAYVQDKIELPYLVINLGVRLDYLNANAIFRDDPLKPNSNLKVKSRSQISPRFGIAHPISDRTKLHFSYGHFFQNPDFQYLFENKQYDLNVREPLFGQPNLDAQRTISYEVGIAHQFSDRTALNLTAYYRDITGLIGTRYYFPFVDGRYTGYTLYVNEDYANIKGFELTLDVRPDKYFSGGLTYTYAVAKGSASSETEQYPGTEESTQLYFLDFDRPHVFNASGTYIIPENEGLELFGEKIFQNMDFSIIFKASSGAPYTPGGRDVGFVEKNSLRQPGIYNLDLMIGKELKIYNDMTLRIFAEILNLTDHRNIIYVYTDTGDPEFTQQGDYSIEYMKDPSNFGPPRSIRLGFTFRFN, via the coding sequence TTGACTTCGCAGTCAATTCAAGTTCAGGATGTTGTTGTAACCGCTAAAACTCCATTAATTCAAAAGGACGTAACAAGCAGTATTTCAGTTGTGACAAGAGAAGAGATAGAATCTTTGCCGGTGCAAACATTTACAGAATTGCTTTCACTTCAAGCAGGAGTTGTGGGCAGCGGATCCAACCTGCATGTTCGCGGTGGAAGATCCAACGAAGTTGCCTACATGATTGACGGAACTTTGGTTACCGATCCTTTATTGGGAGGTTTGGCAACACAAATTAATAATGACGCAATTCAAGAAATGAGTCTGCTCAGCGGAACTTTTAACGCGGAATATGGAAACGCACTTAGCGGTATTGTTAATATTGTAACTAGAGACGGTTCCGATAAATATTCAGGTAAAATTGAAGCAAGAACAAGCGAATTTGGAATTGAACGTTATAAAGATTTGCATGAAAACAGAATTAACGCGAGCCTTAGCGGACCGATTTTTTCACCGCAGTTTAACTTTTTTATAACAGGTGAAATTGATAAACGGGGAAGTTATCTACCTTTTGGATTCAGAAACGATAAATCATTTTTTGCAAAAATTTCTACAACTGTAATTCCCAACATAAAAATTTCTTTAACTAACAGAGGAAGTTTGGGAAAAAATCAAAATTATAATCATTCATATAAATATATTCCCGAACAATATTTGGTTACAAATACTGATAGCTGGCAAAGCACTTTGTCATTTACTCACACTATTGCTAATAATTTTTTCTATGATGTAAAATTTTCTTATTTCAATCAAGGTTATAATTCCGGAGTTGGAAAAGATACTTCCGAATATATTGGAACTAGTGATTTTCAATACTTTGACGAATACGGTGACGGTTTTGAATTTTATAAATTGGCAAATCCACTTGAGTTAGTTAGCTCAAGAACTGCTACATTTGATTTAAAGTCGGATGCGGTATGGCAAATCGGCTCAATGAATGAAGTCAAATTTGGTTTATCATACAAAAGGCATTGGGCAAAATTATTTGAGATTTACGATCCCAAAAGAAACTTTCCTTACATAGACGATTATTTTGAAAACCCGTTTGAAGGCGCAGCTTATGTTCAAGATAAAATTGAACTTCCTTATTTAGTAATAAATTTGGGTGTAAGATTAGATTACTTAAATGCAAACGCAATTTTTAGAGATGATCCGTTAAAACCAAATTCAAATTTAAAAGTTAAATCTCGCTCTCAAATTTCACCAAGATTTGGAATCGCTCATCCAATTTCGGATAGAACAAAACTTCATTTTTCATATGGACACTTTTTCCAAAATCCGGATTTTCAATATTTATTTGAGAATAAACAATATGACTTGAATGTTCGCGAACCGCTTTTCGGTCAGCCAAACTTAGACGCGCAACGAACAATTTCATACGAAGTTGGAATCGCTCACCAATTTTCGGACAGAACCGCGCTTAATCTAACAGCATATTATAGAGATATAACCGGCTTAATAGGAACAAGATATTATTTTCCTTTTGTTGATGGAAGATATACAGGGTATACGCTTTACGTAAATGAAGATTACGCGAACATAAAAGGTTTTGAACTTACTTTAGATGTTCGTCCCGATAAATACTTCAGCGGCGGGCTAACATACACTTACGCGGTGGCAAAAGGAAGCGCATCTTCTGAAACTGAACAATATCCGGGTACCGAAGAATCAACACAGCTTTACTTTTTAGATTTTGATAGGCCGCATGTTTTCAACGCCAGCGGGACTTATATAATTCCGGAAAACGAAGGACTGGAATTATTCGGTGAAAAAATTTTTCAAAACATGGACTTTAGCATAATCTTTAAGGCAAGTTCAGGAGCGCCATATACACCGGGTGGAAGAGATGTTGGTTTTGTTGAAAAAAATTCACTCCGTCAACCAGGGATTTACAATCTTGATTTAATGATTGGAAAAGAATTGAAAATATACAATGATATGACGTTGAGAATTTTTGCAGAGATACTGAATTTAACTGATCATAGAAATATAATATATGTTTATACAGATACAGGTGATCCTGAATTTACTCAGCAAGGTGATTATTCAATTGAATATATGAAGGATCCTTCAAACTTTGGTCCGCCTAGATCAATAAGGTTGGGTTTTACATTTAGATTTAATTAA
- a CDS encoding carboxypeptidase-like regulatory domain-containing protein, with amino-acid sequence MKKIFLLFLCFPFILFGGVTGKISGVIKDSQTGEPLIGANILIEGTNLGAATDVNGNYVILNIPPKNIMLK; translated from the coding sequence ATGAAAAAAATATTTCTGCTTTTTTTGTGTTTTCCATTTATTCTTTTTGGCGGAGTGACCGGAAAAATATCCGGCGTAATTAAAGATTCGCAAACCGGAGAACCTCTAATCGGTGCAAATATTTTAATAGAAGGAACAAATCTTGGCGCCGCAACAGATGTAAACGGGAATTATGTAATTTTGAATATTCCGCCGAAAAATATAATGTTAAAGTAA
- a CDS encoding MurR/RpiR family transcriptional regulator yields the protein MDRYKQIKEKIIQSYNKLPKNHKIIADYVINNFDKIPFLNVNDLSISTKASVASIVRFAQRIGFKGFSELREEIALSLQKELQKKEIFPLFEKHRIEEDLLTEVANLDIKNINDTLNLIERKNFDFTIQKISKAKVVYTAGLGISYLLAEILAYQLNQIGINSSVLKHTHTLFHEQILFMDSKDLLIVFSFPPYSKETIETAQFANERKIEVIAITNKAASPVTFHSKTSLIVNSDNMLFTNSFAAISVLINAIATACAIKDKHRAKKILKESESIMISQNLTIFKSSK from the coding sequence ATGGATAGATATAAGCAAATAAAAGAAAAGATTATTCAGAGTTATAATAAATTACCTAAGAATCATAAGATAATTGCTGATTATGTAATAAATAACTTTGATAAAATCCCTTTTTTAAATGTTAATGATCTTTCCATTAGTACAAAAGCAAGTGTTGCGTCAATTGTAAGATTTGCGCAAAGAATCGGATTTAAAGGATTCAGCGAATTAAGAGAAGAAATTGCGCTTTCACTTCAAAAAGAATTGCAAAAAAAGGAAATCTTTCCTCTATTTGAGAAACATCGAATAGAGGAAGATTTACTAACCGAAGTTGCAAATTTAGATATCAAAAACATTAATGATACGCTGAACTTGATAGAACGGAAAAATTTCGACTTCACTATTCAAAAAATTTCCAAAGCGAAAGTAGTTTATACAGCGGGCTTGGGAATTTCTTATTTATTGGCGGAAATTTTAGCATATCAATTGAATCAAATTGGAATAAATTCTTCCGTACTAAAACATACTCATACGTTATTCCATGAACAAATTCTTTTTATGGATTCAAAAGATCTTTTAATAGTTTTTTCTTTTCCGCCTTATTCAAAGGAAACTATTGAAACCGCACAATTTGCAAATGAAAGAAAAATAGAAGTAATTGCTATTACAAATAAAGCCGCATCACCCGTAACATTTCATTCTAAAACAAGTTTAATAGTTAACAGCGATAATATGCTTTTTACAAATTCATTTGCGGCTATTTCCGTTTTAATAAATGCAATTGCTACGGCTTGTGCAATAAAGGACAAACACCGTGCAAAAAAAATACTAAAAGAATCGGAATCAATAATGATCTCACAAAATTTAACAATTTTTAAGAGTTCCAAATGA
- a CDS encoding T9SS type A sorting domain-containing protein, translating into MKKAILLFTFFLLNIVSFNSETNAQADLYIGKLNVYVTAYGRVALYTMPDTIRQIYRVTTLVGTGAESVFDYDNDIEIEEDVQILDNPTFGDYEVYGSFNNDYSGLPPSIFQKENIYCWQDKNFIIAKYTLISRESNAIDAIVGLDIIPEVEGSYSGGDTVTYSAESKVLSIKKHEAVGFKSLNSDFKSLKSMVWYDSYQVDTSYYSWLTYNNFDSPFIIKPDDPVVDDPILIPAFNSRTIAPGDSVVIYLAMAYGENEAAMLASLEEAQQKYEMLTDVKSEVKNIPSEFTLNQNYPNPFNLNTTISFGLPEKSQVTLKVFNLLGEEVAQVVNQILDAGTHSVNFDASMLPSGMYIYSLQTEKQFLTRKMTLIK; encoded by the coding sequence ATGAAAAAAGCGATTCTATTATTTACCTTTTTTCTTCTAAATATCGTAAGCTTTAACTCGGAAACAAATGCGCAAGCTGATTTGTACATTGGAAAATTAAATGTTTACGTAACCGCATATGGAAGAGTGGCACTTTATACTATGCCGGACACAATTCGTCAAATTTATAGAGTGACTACTTTAGTCGGCACCGGTGCAGAATCAGTATTTGATTATGACAATGATATCGAAATTGAAGAAGACGTACAAATACTTGATAACCCAACATTTGGTGATTATGAGGTATATGGAAGCTTTAATAATGATTATTCCGGACTACCGCCAAGTATATTTCAAAAAGAAAATATTTATTGCTGGCAGGATAAAAACTTTATTATTGCGAAATATACTTTAATCAGCAGAGAATCAAACGCGATTGATGCAATTGTTGGTTTAGATATAATTCCAGAAGTTGAAGGATCATATTCCGGCGGCGATACGGTTACTTATTCCGCAGAATCAAAAGTATTATCGATTAAAAAACATGAAGCGGTTGGATTTAAATCATTGAACAGCGATTTCAAATCACTTAAATCTATGGTTTGGTATGATAGCTATCAAGTTGATACGTCATACTACAGTTGGTTAACATACAATAATTTCGATAGTCCATTTATCATTAAACCAGACGATCCTGTTGTTGACGATCCCATTTTAATTCCTGCTTTTAATTCAAGAACAATTGCCCCTGGCGATTCGGTTGTAATTTATCTTGCGATGGCGTATGGTGAAAATGAAGCAGCAATGTTGGCAAGTTTAGAAGAAGCTCAGCAGAAATATGAAATGTTGACGGATGTAAAATCTGAGGTTAAAAATATTCCATCGGAATTTACGTTGAACCAAAACTATCCAAATCCGTTCAACCTGAATACAACAATTAGTTTCGGTTTACCGGAAAAATCGCAAGTTACTTTAAAAGTATTTAATCTGCTTGGTGAAGAAGTTGCGCAAGTAGTAAATCAAATTTTGGATGCCGGAACACATTCAGTAAATTTTGACGCGAGTATGCTTCCATCGGGAATGTATATTTATAGTTTACAAACCGAAAAGCAATTTTTGACAAGAAAAATGACGTTGATTAAATAG
- a CDS encoding cyanophycinase, with protein MKKYFVSILTLLIICTPYFAKTKGKLVIVGGVQTSEIITKFVELAGGKNAKVIVIPNAGSEPVLNSEIQVKELTDLGAQAEYLIFTKETADDEANLKKMNWANSVFFLGGDQSDLARDMLGSKLLKKVFDIYNNGGVVGGTSAGAAIMSEVMITGNELIRNDSTGIFLTIEKGNVETKRGFGFLKTVIIDQHFLKRKRHNRTIAALIEHPTLTGVAIDESTSIIVSPDSTFEVYGSNQVLVYDPIEGKNIREDKNGNLGITNMKLDVLISGDKYNLKSHKVIE; from the coding sequence ATGAAAAAATATTTTGTTTCAATCTTAACTCTATTAATAATTTGTACTCCGTACTTTGCAAAAACTAAGGGTAAATTGGTAATTGTCGGGGGAGTGCAAACAAGTGAAATTATCACAAAATTTGTAGAACTTGCGGGCGGAAAAAATGCGAAAGTAATTGTAATACCAAATGCTGGATCAGAGCCTGTACTCAACAGTGAAATACAAGTTAAGGAACTTACCGATCTTGGAGCACAAGCTGAATATTTAATCTTTACAAAAGAAACGGCAGATGACGAAGCAAATCTCAAAAAAATGAATTGGGCGAATTCAGTTTTCTTTTTGGGCGGAGATCAAAGCGATTTAGCCAGAGATATGCTGGGTTCTAAATTATTAAAAAAAGTTTTTGATATTTATAATAATGGCGGTGTAGTTGGTGGAACGAGTGCCGGTGCTGCCATAATGAGCGAAGTTATGATCACGGGAAATGAATTGATAAGAAATGATTCGACTGGAATATTTTTAACAATTGAAAAGGGAAATGTTGAAACAAAAAGAGGTTTTGGATTTCTTAAAACCGTAATTATCGATCAGCATTTCTTAAAGCGAAAAAGACATAACAGAACAATTGCCGCCTTAATTGAACATCCAACTTTGACGGGAGTCGCAATTGACGAATCTACTTCAATAATTGTTAGTCCCGACAGCACTTTTGAAGTTTACGGAAGTAACCAGGTGTTAGTTTATGATCCAATAGAAGGCAAAAATATTCGTGAAGATAAAAACGGAAATCTCGGAATTACAAATATGAAACTTGATGTTTTGATTAGCGGTGATAAATATAATCTAAAATCACATAAAGTTATTGAATAA
- a CDS encoding M20/M25/M40 family metallo-hydrolase: MLSHMDTARPTEKLKPQILEDRIISSGDTVLGVDNRAGIAVLLYTLEKISQEKISVKDFTVAFTTCEETTLFGSKYLGINGNINHAFIFDSGYRPGNFIYSSCGDLGFKIKIFGKASHSGIAPEKGINAMAVAANAISRLPLGRIDDDSTMNIGLFKSGSAVNVIPEYAELEGEIRSFDVNKVKLQFDETIKIFEEESAKLNAKIEFEYFWDFKPFTISEKSHVFQETKNAIEKVKLTPTPKISLGGSDANSLNERGIEAINLGIGAQNPHSNDEFIYIEDLIKSAEIALEIIKK; encoded by the coding sequence ATGCTGTCGCACATGGATACCGCACGTCCAACCGAAAAATTAAAACCGCAAATTCTTGAAGATAGAATTATATCTTCCGGCGATACGGTTCTTGGTGTTGATAACAGAGCGGGGATTGCGGTACTGCTCTATACTTTGGAAAAAATATCACAAGAAAAGATTTCTGTTAAAGATTTTACTGTAGCATTTACAACATGCGAAGAAACGACTTTATTTGGTTCAAAATATTTGGGAATAAATGGGAATATAAATCATGCTTTTATATTTGATTCCGGCTATCGTCCCGGCAACTTTATTTATTCTTCATGCGGTGATCTTGGATTTAAAATTAAGATCTTCGGAAAAGCTTCACATTCGGGTATTGCTCCGGAAAAAGGAATAAACGCAATGGCGGTAGCGGCAAATGCAATTAGCAGACTTCCGCTTGGAAGAATTGACGATGACAGCACAATGAATATAGGATTGTTCAAAAGCGGCTCGGCTGTTAATGTGATTCCCGAATATGCCGAACTTGAAGGTGAAATTAGATCATTTGACGTTAATAAAGTAAAGCTGCAGTTCGATGAAACAATAAAAATTTTTGAAGAAGAATCCGCGAAACTTAATGCCAAAATTGAATTTGAATATTTTTGGGATTTTAAACCTTTTACAATTTCAGAAAAATCACATGTATTCCAAGAAACAAAAAATGCAATTGAAAAAGTTAAATTAACTCCAACACCAAAAATTTCGCTTGGCGGCAGTGATGCGAATTCACTTAATGAAAGAGGAATAGAAGCAATTAATTTAGGCATTGGCGCACAAAATCCCCATTCAAATGATGAATTTATTTACATTGAAGATTTGATTAAATCAGCAGAAATAGCATTAGAAATAATAAAAAAGTAA
- a CDS encoding DUF1905 domain-containing protein: MKKYKYKAEIMAKGGGTFVFFPYDVKKEFGTKGQVKVKASFEGIEYRGSLAPMGMEFHLLGIRKEIRNALKKEIGEIIEVIVEQDTEPRIVEVPHDFQIVLDTNKTAKETFEKFAYTHRKEYVRWIEEAKKEETRKKRIIKALDMISNGKKFS; this comes from the coding sequence ATGAAAAAATATAAATATAAAGCTGAAATAATGGCAAAGGGAGGCGGAACATTTGTTTTCTTTCCATATGATGTCAAAAAAGAGTTTGGGACCAAAGGTCAAGTTAAAGTAAAAGCTTCGTTTGAAGGAATTGAATATAGAGGTTCGCTTGCTCCAATGGGTATGGAATTTCATTTACTTGGAATAAGGAAAGAAATAAGAAATGCGTTAAAAAAGGAAATTGGAGAAATTATTGAAGTAATTGTGGAACAAGATACCGAACCCAGGATTGTTGAAGTTCCACATGATTTTCAAATTGTTCTAGATACAAATAAAACAGCAAAAGAGACATTTGAAAAATTTGCCTATACTCATAGAAAAGAATACGTTCGTTGGATAGAAGAAGCAAAAAAGGAAGAAACAAGAAAAAAGAGGATCATTAAAGCTTTAGATATGATTTCCAACGGTAAAAAATTTTCTTAA
- a CDS encoding aspartate/glutamate racemase family protein, which yields MDNLNLLTKNEFRIVTTDSGLGGLSVQALMDKKLRINGNKKFELIYFNSFAGGNLGYNSLKNNNDKLIVFDSALQGMMKFNPDMILIACNTLSVLYDQTEAAKQIKIPVIGIVESGIEMLLSKINTVSDFNVIVIGTETTINSNIHKAKLIKFGSDENKIINQSCEYLESEIQINPNSTEVNILVKKYLHEAIKKIRDPKKHFFVVLACTHYVYSKNVFEEKMSELVGKNYTIINPNEKMADIFNGIFANSNSRENFVTNRVLSRVKLKEDQINILSKLLINDSRNLVDALIRNEHIPNLFTFDEKLLSIEH from the coding sequence TTGGATAATTTGAATTTATTAACAAAAAATGAATTTAGAATCGTTACTACCGATTCAGGTTTGGGCGGATTATCCGTCCAAGCATTAATGGATAAAAAACTTAGAATAAATGGAAATAAAAAATTCGAATTGATTTATTTCAATTCTTTTGCCGGAGGAAATTTAGGCTACAACAGTTTGAAAAATAATAATGATAAACTTATTGTTTTTGATTCTGCTTTGCAGGGAATGATGAAATTTAATCCGGATATGATTTTAATCGCTTGTAATACTCTTTCGGTTTTATATGATCAAACAGAAGCGGCAAAACAAATAAAAATTCCGGTTATTGGAATTGTTGAAAGCGGAATTGAAATGCTCCTTTCTAAAATAAATACCGTGTCTGATTTTAATGTTATTGTAATTGGAACCGAAACAACAATAAATTCCAATATTCATAAAGCTAAGTTAATTAAATTTGGAAGTGATGAAAATAAAATAATAAATCAATCATGTGAATATTTGGAAAGCGAAATTCAGATCAATCCTAATAGTACAGAAGTTAATATATTGGTTAAAAAATATCTGCATGAAGCGATAAAAAAGATTCGAGATCCTAAAAAACATTTTTTTGTAGTTTTAGCATGTACTCATTATGTTTACAGTAAAAATGTATTTGAAGAAAAAATGTCCGAACTAGTAGGTAAGAATTATACAATTATTAATCCAAATGAAAAAATGGCGGATATTTTTAATGGGATTTTTGCTAATAGTAATAGCCGAGAAAATTTTGTTACAAATCGTGTTTTAAGTCGGGTAAAACTTAAAGAAGATCAAATAAATATTTTATCAAAATTATTGATAAATGATTCACGGAATTTAGTCGATGCGTTAATAAGAAATGAACACATACCAAACTTATTTACATTTGATGAAAAATTATTGTCAATAGAACATTAG
- a CDS encoding short-chain dehydrogenase has protein sequence MDIKNKTVLVLGGWGLVGNAVTRKLVPENPAKIIVTSLRQEEAESHVKQLKSEFPHLPENYFIPWWGNIFVRNDFKDSDRLEILNDPVRRKILMKDIMEELSDEILHDSSIYQLLVKHKPDIIIDSINSATGIAYQDLYTTYHRINTTIQNNPSTDLIIEETEKLICTQYVPQLIRHIQILYNSMNQVKTQIYVKIGTSGTGGMGLNIPYTHSEEKPSRVLLSKSSVAGAHTMLLFLMGRTPGGAITKEIKPTGAIAWKRIAFDEIKKRGKSIELVDSSFDNVIKLENELQIQLEKPIKLTGNKLKSVFIDTGENGTFSRGEFEAISAQGQMEYVTPEEIAEDVIFEIKGGNTGHDIINALDNATLEPTYRAGFLQHAAVEKLQELEEIHSVNSVAFELLGPPRLSKLLHEINLLRLIAGKMKEILNISPEDLSVKIFELIKTNEKLRSEIISIGIPILLPDGKSLLRGNEMKIPPFRGENKIKISDDKIDLWANDGWVDLRVENMETWQNRIKAIMDESNLIPADDTSSMHVRNKRYWNNFEQINIGKVVSWIFIHEEKGKRMKS, from the coding sequence ATGGATATTAAGAACAAAACAGTTCTAGTTTTAGGCGGATGGGGATTAGTCGGAAATGCGGTAACAAGAAAACTCGTACCCGAAAATCCGGCTAAAATAATTGTTACTTCTTTAAGACAAGAAGAAGCAGAATCTCACGTTAAACAATTAAAGAGTGAATTTCCGCATCTTCCGGAAAATTATTTTATTCCATGGTGGGGTAATATTTTTGTACGCAATGATTTTAAAGATTCTGATCGATTGGAAATTTTAAATGACCCAGTTAGAAGAAAGATTTTAATGAAAGATATAATGGAAGAATTATCCGACGAAATACTGCACGATTCATCAATTTACCAATTGCTTGTAAAGCATAAACCAGATATAATAATAGACAGTATAAATTCAGCGACCGGAATTGCGTATCAGGATTTATATACTACTTATCACAGAATAAACACAACGATTCAAAACAATCCCTCAACAGATTTAATAATTGAAGAAACTGAAAAATTGATTTGTACGCAGTATGTTCCACAATTAATTCGTCATATCCAAATTTTATATAATTCAATGAACCAAGTGAAAACACAAATTTATGTTAAAATCGGTACAAGCGGAACCGGCGGAATGGGACTCAATATTCCATATACGCACAGCGAGGAAAAGCCATCTAGAGTTTTATTGAGTAAGTCTTCCGTTGCCGGAGCGCACACAATGCTTTTATTTTTAATGGGAAGAACACCCGGAGGAGCAATTACAAAGGAGATAAAACCAACCGGCGCAATTGCCTGGAAGAGAATTGCTTTTGATGAAATTAAAAAAAGAGGAAAGTCAATTGAATTGGTTGATTCCTCATTTGACAACGTGATTAAGTTGGAAAACGAATTGCAAATTCAATTGGAGAAACCAATAAAATTAACCGGGAATAAATTAAAATCCGTATTTATAGATACAGGTGAAAACGGAACATTTTCAAGAGGTGAATTTGAAGCAATCTCCGCGCAAGGACAAATGGAATATGTTACTCCCGAAGAAATTGCAGAAGATGTAATATTTGAAATTAAAGGCGGCAATACCGGACACGATATTATAAATGCACTTGATAATGCTACTTTAGAACCAACTTACCGTGCGGGTTTTTTGCAGCACGCGGCTGTAGAAAAACTTCAAGAACTTGAAGAAATTCACAGCGTAAATAGCGTTGCGTTTGAATTATTAGGACCTCCGAGATTATCAAAACTACTTCATGAAATAAATTTACTTAGACTAATTGCCGGGAAAATGAAAGAAATATTAAACATTTCTCCCGAAGATTTATCGGTAAAAATATTTGAATTAATTAAAACCAACGAAAAATTAAGAAGTGAAATTATTTCTATAGGAATTCCAATTTTATTGCCAGACGGCAAATCTCTTTTACGCGGTAATGAAATGAAAATTCCGCCTTTTAGAGGTGAAAATAAAATCAAAATTAGTGATGATAAAATAGATCTTTGGGCAAATGACGGCTGGGTAGATTTAAGAGTTGAAAACATGGAAACTTGGCAAAATAGAATTAAAGCAATTATGGATGAATCAAATTTAATTCCTGCGGATGATACAAGTTCAATGCATGTAAGGAATAAACGATATTGGAATAATTTTGAACAAATTAACATCGGTAAGGTAGTGAGTTGGATTTTCATTCACGAAGAAAAAGGGAAAAGAATGAAATCATAG
- a CDS encoding PTS sugar transporter subunit IIA, with the protein MRICEVLSPENIIPELKGTTKVEVINELIDLFKNDDRVLDLKEVKASVLEREKIMSTGIGHGFGIPHCKTNKVTEIIAAFGKTKQPIDFESLDGTPVNLIFLLIGKDNLVAPHIKLLSRISLLMNKKDFREKLLAAKSVSEIYKIFEDEEKNIS; encoded by the coding sequence ATGAGAATTTGTGAAGTTTTATCTCCGGAAAATATAATTCCCGAACTAAAGGGAACAACAAAAGTAGAAGTTATTAACGAGCTGATAGATTTATTTAAAAATGACGATAGAGTTCTTGATCTAAAGGAAGTTAAAGCAAGTGTACTTGAAAGAGAAAAAATTATGTCAACGGGCATCGGACATGGTTTTGGTATTCCTCATTGCAAAACAAACAAAGTTACCGAAATAATTGCGGCATTCGGAAAAACAAAACAGCCCATTGATTTTGAATCGCTTGATGGAACGCCTGTTAATTTAATTTTTTTACTAATTGGCAAAGATAATTTGGTTGCGCCTCACATAAAATTGTTAAGCAGAATTTCATTGTTAATGAACAAAAAAGATTTTCGCGAAAAATTATTGGCGGCTAAATCCGTTTCTGAGATTTATAAAATATTTGAAGACGAAGAAAAAAACATTTCTTAA
- the rlmB gene encoding 23S rRNA (guanosine(2251)-2'-O)-methyltransferase RlmB encodes MQKIFGRKPVLEALNSNAEIDQIFIQFGLHGTIVEQIKKLAIKSNVKVSQLSPQKFMQIAENKNTQGIIAIKSEFQYSEIDKILIEAEKSKYPLLLILDSIQDPHNFGAIIRTAECAGVYGIITTIKNSASVNNTVEKTSAGATSHIKIARVNNLVNTIEILKQNGYWIVGSKLGNSQNYTSIDYKQPIALVIGNEEKGIRHLIAEKCDFLAEIPMKGKIQSLNVSVATGILLFEILRSRGN; translated from the coding sequence ATGCAGAAAATATTTGGAAGAAAGCCGGTACTTGAAGCATTAAACTCAAACGCTGAAATTGATCAAATATTTATTCAATTTGGTTTGCATGGAACAATTGTAGAGCAAATTAAAAAACTTGCAATCAAGTCGAATGTTAAAGTAAGCCAACTTTCTCCCCAGAAATTCATGCAGATTGCAGAAAATAAAAATACTCAGGGAATAATTGCAATTAAAAGTGAATTTCAATATTCTGAAATTGACAAAATTTTAATTGAAGCTGAAAAATCGAAATATCCATTATTATTAATCTTAGATTCAATTCAAGATCCGCATAACTTTGGCGCGATTATCAGAACCGCAGAATGCGCGGGAGTTTACGGAATAATAACAACAATAAAAAACAGCGCCTCGGTAAACAATACTGTAGAAAAAACATCCGCTGGAGCTACAAGTCACATTAAAATTGCAAGAGTAAATAATCTTGTAAATACAATCGAGATTTTAAAGCAAAACGGTTATTGGATTGTCGGTTCCAAACTCGGCAACTCTCAGAATTATACTTCAATAGATTATAAACAGCCAATAGCTTTAGTAATTGGAAATGAAGAAAAAGGTATTAGACATTTAATTGCCGAAAAGTGTGACTTTCTAGCTGAAATTCCAATGAAAGGAAAAATTCAAAGTTTGAACGTTTCTGTAGCTACAGGAATTTTGCTTTTCGAAATTTTAAGATCACGCGGTAATTAG